In the genome of Botrytis cinerea B05.10 chromosome 13, complete sequence, one region contains:
- the Bcrrd1 gene encoding Bcrrd1 → MASQQILNLTPETSVSRSLSILDSSQPHTFIKPVKRIHEGHDVPHFLTSRAYADIGVFIMQLNVAMCPRKPSDIGGNPQAWTLNSSLELSEPVKKLQELLQNIDAIIDEAPPDTGPRRFGNVSFRKWYDLLETRAKDLLKQYLPAEVLQFGGSSPDDEVSALDELTSYLLGGFGSAQRLDYGTGHELSFLAFLGSIWKLGGFTKTSSNGGELERSIVMGIIEPYLRVIRRLILTYTLEPAGSHGVWGLDDHSFLPYIFGSSQYCPAIANDEAMPVEGSLPESPNPGDVAKKMTVDRERKNNMYFSAIGFINDVKTGAFWEHSPILFDISGVRSGWGKINKGMIKMYNAEVLSKFPVVQHFPFGSLFSWDQDPHAVSAPQTAHTANQPQPTGSGGTPTARPPAQEGTRAPWATPSQSQGMPPTAAPWANSGTATGMPSTRRMIPPTSTTAFPRSTPPSGSRPPTTRPSFPDNHIPSHPDNGPTRAPWAK, encoded by the exons atggctTCACAGCAGATACTGAATTTGACTCCAGAGACTTCTGTATCTCGAAGTTTATCGATTCTAGATTCATCACAACCACATACTTTTATAAAGCCTGTAAAGAGAATTCATGAAGGTCACGATGTGCCCCACTTCCTCACATCAAGGGCCTATGCCGATATTGGTGTGTTTATCATGCAACTCAATGTTGCTATGTGTCCTAGGAAACCATCGGATATAGGTGGAAACCCGCAGGCGTGGACGCTGAATTCCTCCTTGGAGTTATCAGAACCCGTGAAGAAGCTCCAAGAATTACTGCAAAATATTGATGCTATCATTGATGAAGCACCACCTGATACAGGACCAAGAAGATTTGGCAATGTTAGCTTTCGAAAATGGTACGATTTACTGGAGACGAGAGCGAAGGACTTACTGAAGCAGTATTTACCGGCCGAGGTACTCCAATTTGGAGGTAGTTCTCCAGATGATGAAGTATCGGCTTTGGATGAACTTACTTCTTATCTGCTGGGTGGATTTGGGAGTGCGCAGAGACTGGATTATGGAACTGGCCACGAACTTAGCTTTTTGGCTTTCTTGGGATCTATTTGGAAGCTAGGTGGATTCACCAAAACATCTTCAAATGGAGGCGAGTTAGAAAGAAGTATTGTCATGGGAATTATAGAGCC TTACCTACGTGTAATCCGACGTCTTATTCTCACATACACTCTAGAGCCAGCTGGATCTCATGGTGTATGGGGATTAGATGATCATTCGTTTTTACCATACATCTTTGGATCTTCTCAGTATTGTCCGGCTATTGCCAATGATGAAGCTATGCCAGTCGAAGGATCTTTACCAGAATCTCCCAATCCAGGAGATGTAGCTAAGAAAATGACTGTTGATCGAGAACGAAAGAACAATATGTATTTCTCTGCAATTGGTTTCATCAATGATGTAAAAACCGGAGCATTTTGGGAACATAGTCCAATACTGTTTGATATATCCGGAGTACGATCAGGATGGGGAAAGATAAACAAG GGAATGATCAAAATGTATAATGCAGAGGTCCTATCCAAATTTCCAGTGGTACAACATTTCCCATTCGGATCATTATTTAGTTGGGATCAAGACCCTCATGCTGTATCAGCGCCTCAAACAGCACACACAGCaaatcaacctcaacctACAGGTTCAGGCGGAACACCAACCGCCCGACCACCAGCACAAGAAGGTACAAGAGCACCATGGGCTACCCCCTCACAATCTCAAGGTATGCCGCCTACAGCTGCGCCATGGGCAAATTCAGGAACAGCTACCGGTATGCCTTCAACCAGACGAATGATACCTCCTACATCTACAACGGCTTTCCCAAGATCCACGCCTCCCTCGGGCTCACGACCTCCTACAACCAGACCATCATTTCCAGACAATCACATACCATCACATCCAGATAATGGGCCAACCCGTGCCCCATGGGCCAAATAA